Genomic DNA from Coffea arabica cultivar ET-39 chromosome 7e, Coffea Arabica ET-39 HiFi, whole genome shotgun sequence:
ACTATTCTTaaaaagttggaatttcgagatGCGACAAACATTTCAGGATGACAAGAGTAATATTCTATGACCATTAAATTGAATACAGCAAGACTTCATGACTATTATATTAAAGTCTATACACTTAACTTAAGAAAACACCATCTCTTGAATgttaaatttattatttaaaaacaaaaggTGGATggtatttatgttattttttatctccatatatttttaaaatattttttactttAATTCGTCATTATATGTTCAATAAAATATTCACGGATATTCAATGGATACCCAAACTCATGAAGGTCCAGGTTTGGGTTTACTTTTTCAAACACATAAGGATTTGGGTTTAGGTGTGGGCTAAACTAAATTTAATGGGTATGAATCTGAATCAAAGGAGCCAAGTTCTATCCATTGAAATACCTATTCATCTTAATTGTATCACTAATACAAGGCATATCAACCTCCCTggcccaaaataataataataataataataacaaatttttaaattaaaattttttaaaaaataaaggttGGGGTATATTAAGAATTCAGAATGCATTGAAAAATTATTGTTACCTGGAGCTGCATAGCCTAGTGATCCCTTGATGCCAATGGAACTAGTTGGCTGTTGAGAAGGATTGCTTGTGTTTTCATACAGAAGTCTTGCCAATCCAAAATCTCCCACATGAGCAGTTAAATCATCATCAAGAAGGACATTACATGGCTTCAGGTCACAGTGAACAACTGGAGTTTCACATTGGTTGTGAAGATAATCCAGAGCAAAAGCTACATCAATTGCAATATTTAACCTCTGAAGCAAACTCAAAGCCCTGTTGGAATTATTCATCTCATCTGAGCTCTTATGTAACCACACATCCAAGTCCCCTTTTGACATGAACTCGTAGACTAGAGCTTTGAATTCCCTTCTATTAAAATCATAACCGGAGCAGCAAGTTAAGACTTTAACCAGATTTCGGTGTCTAATGTTTCTTAATGCTATGCACTCAGCCAAAAAGCTCTTGCAAGCTCCATTCTTCTGCAGGTCAAGGACTTTAACTGCAACTGACCTTTCTCCCTGTAATGGTAGTTTTCCTTTATATACAGATCCAAAGCTTCCGGAACCTATCAAGTTTGCAGTTGAAAATCCTTTTGTTGCTTGATGAAGCTCATGATAAGAGATCCCTGAAAAGTTATCTGTTTCAATGAAGGatgttcttctttttcttctgacATATATTAGGCAAAAAGTGGCTGATGCTACAACAATCAAGCTGAAGACAACAATCAAGACAATAAATCCTGGTGCAAGAGGCTTTCTCCTCTTCTTTATTTCTTCAGGGCATAATGGCAGCTTCAGTTCAGGTATGCCACCACAAAGTTTACTGTTTCCTATCAATGATAATGAGCTTGCATTGGAAAAAAATCCTACCGTCGGTACCTCACCTTCAAGGGCATTAAAAGACAAGTTCATCAGTTGGACAAACGGAAGCATATCTAGATCTTTAGGTATTTGCCCCGTTAAGTTGTTTTGTGCAAGATCCAAAACTCGAATGCCTTTTACAGAAGCCAGACTTTGTGGGATTTCTCCTTGGAAAGAATTACCTTGCATGTAAATGTACTCTAGGCTTGTACAGTCGGCTATTGTTTCTGGGATTTCTCCAGAAAATTGGTTATAGGAAATGTCCAAAAAATAGATATTCGTTAATTTCCCAATTTCAGAAGGAAGAGATCCCGAAAAAAGGTTGTGTGTCAAGTTGAGTAATGTTAATGAGGACAAGAAACTGAATGTCTCTAAAGGTATGCTGCCATTCAGGTTATTCTTTGAAAGGATCATTTCTCGTAAGGATTGAGAATTACCTATAAGTGATGGCAGATTGCCTTCCAATCTGTTTTCAGATAAATACAGACCATACAGAGAGGTCATGTTGAAAAGGGAAGGCGGTATCTGGCTCGAGAGCTGATTGTTATTTAGGAACAACTTCTGCAACATCCGAAACTTACCAAAAAAACTTGGTACAGAACCTGAAAAGAGGTTGTGATCCATGCCTAACAAGTATAAGTTAGCCAGATTTCCAAGCCCTGTTGGAATTTCCCCTGAAATTTGATTCAATGCAAGATCTATTTGCTGGAGAGTATTAGAGAGATTTCCAATGGAATCAGGCAAAGTGCCTCCAAAATTATTTTGACTAAATAAAAGAGATTGTAGGTTACTGCAGTTGGATAAAGATGCAATGAAATCCATGTCCCCAGTAGAATTGCTGCCTAGAAAATTACCAGCAAAATTTAGCCAATAAAGATTTGGTAGCTTTCCAAGGTTAGTTGGTACTTGTCCTCTGAATTTGTTGCTAACAAGGTCAAGTTTGGCAAGCAGAGAAGCATTGGCAAGGGAAACTGGAATAGTCCCCTTGAATTGGTTTCCACCAATCAAGAACTCCTGAATGTTTGGTAGTGTAAGCCCCATGTTGTCCGGAATCTGCCCCTCAAGTGAATTTGATGAAAGTGAAGTGCCAGCAACAGAAGAGACATTGTAAAGAGAGGCAGGGATGGTACCTGAAAGGAAATTTACATCGATGCCTATCGAATATAAGCTTGTTAATTGCCCCAACTCCTCTGGTAAATGTCCCTCCAAATTGTTGTATGACAAATAGATTTGAGTCAGGGACGTAAGGTTcccaattgattttggaatttcTCCAGTCAAATTGTTTCTACCAAGGAAAAGGCTCTTAAGCTTCTTCAGGGAGCCAAGTTCAAATGGAATATTGCCCACTAGTCTGTTCCTTAAAATATCTATCGTCTTCAGCCGTGAGCAGTTGCTGAGAGTGACCGGTATTTCTCCTCCGAGTGAATTATTTGTGAGATTGAGATATGTTAGCTGAAACAGGCGACCAACTTCTTTGGGAATTTCACCAAAATATCTGTTGTTTCTGAGGTTAATGAAGTTCATGAAGGTGAGATTCCCTACATGAGGAGATATTGACCCGACCAAGCTCTGTCCAAATAGATTCAAGCCAATAACTCTCTGATTTTGGCCACAGGTCACTCCAAACCATTGGCAGTGATGTTTAGAAGCATTCCATGACTTCAGGATTCCATTTGGATCATCAGAAATCTGATTCTTGAAATCCAGGAGCGCAAGCAAATCAGTTTCATTGCCAGACAAACTTGCAGCTGGAATTATCAGATTAAAAACCTGTATCAGAAGCAAGAAGGAAACCATTGATGACAAAAACTTCATTTAACCAAATATTCTGATCACTCGTATTTTACTCTTAGATTGACAATAATCCCATTCAACCAAATATCTGTTGGCAGTAAATCCCTGTTCTATAGACTCTGAATAGTCCAAAACTATTTAAACTATGAAAGAAGCAGCCGACCCAACTGAAAAGAACTAGGACGTTGGTTCCAGTTGGAGTCTTGCTATCTAAATGCTCATGATAATTTATGGATTGCAGGTCTCACAAGTTCCATTTGAGACCAATTGAGGACAAGTTCCACCACAATACTACTAGTTTATATCCTGTCCAAATTTATTTACACGGTATCTTTGCCTATTTACACCTTAGGGGTAAACTGATTTGAATTGCAACTTGTGAGGCCTAATCCATAATTTACACACCAATAACTGTGAGGTGCATATCATGCTGTTGTCATTGTTATGCATTAGGTGAGCAACATGATATGAAAGATAAATTAGTTTAAGAAAAATGATTAATTACAACGCTACGACTATATGATTAGAGTTAAATTGGATGGTAAGATGAGAGTGCCTATAAGTAGGaggttttaaattcaaaatttctcatttaaaaaatattaaagtaaaaTAGTCTCTgtccttgtttcttttttttgcctCTCTGCACCCTTTATTTGATGAATCTCACTATTCTTCTCGCAATCTTTACTCATGTAGTAGTTTAATATCCCCATtttgcaaatgaattttttggatgtttgtctAACAGTTTACTGTAACTTATGGTAGAAGTTGTAAGAAAAATTGTATAGATggaaacttttttttccttttctttttctcttttttttcctattctttttctttctgtctttttcttttctttcctctcctcttcttctcccttccccttccccctctcCCTCCCTCGCCACCTCTCCCTACCAGCCAAAACAAGCAACAAcagaaacaattttttttttgtttttttctctctcccctcttctccctctccctctgcTTCTCTCCTCCCCTCTCCTTCTCTTCTCCCCTTCCCCCTTCCTAGAGCTGTTAAACAAAGCAAGCAATTCGAAAAACTCGATTGAATTCAACTCGATAAGACTCGAACTCGACTTGTCAATTTTAGTCAACGAGTTGAATTCGAACTAGAAATTTACTCAATTAATTAACGAGCCGAGTAAGATCGAATAGTTTGTTATTTCAGTAGCTCACTTGAGCTCGATAAGGAAGGGCATATATGCCATTTCATAcgtcaaaagaataaaattgaaaattacatATTTTTATTGTGATCAATTCGCACGACCTCGAGTTCGACTCGTTTGTGATAAACGAGTAGAGCTCGAGCTTGAGTCACATGTCTCATTTGGCGAGTTGAGTTCGAACACACTTCAAGGCTGGTCCGATTAGTCAAGCAAGTTCGAGCCTGACTCGAGCTAAACATGAGTTGAGCTCGGCAGTTAAATACTCgattcgactcgactcgattaacagCACTACCTTCCCCTCTCCCTCCTCCTTCGCCGCCGTCAACACCACCACCTCTAGAGTTTGAGCAAATTCCGGAGTAGAAGCTCCAGCGAAGTAAAAACGGAATGGCCAAGGAAATAACAATAGACGTTCCACCACCAATGCCGCCGCCACCACTTCCTTCTTCTCGGGTCTTTCAAaatcttttcaagaaaagtaGCAAAAACAAACTTGTATATTCCCTTTCCAGCATTGCATCACCACCTTTgcctccaccaccacctcctccaaATTCAATATTCAATAACTTGTTTAAAGGCGGGAGGaggagaggaagaagagaaagaaaacaaaaaggtgGTAGGCTCCGGTCTTGATTGGTGACcgaggtggtggtgggttgaGGTGGAAGAAAAAAGtaggaagggaaaaaaaattttgtatgttttaggtattttgaaatatgtaatttaaaaaatttgtaaaattttttaaaattattgtaACCAATGACAAATTTGACAAAAACTCACTTAGCCAAACAGGGTACTAGTCAAGGATAAACAAGGTACAGataaaaaagttgaaaattggGAAGTTGGAATTCAATTTTGTATGATGTTCTTGGACTTATAACACCCGCTAAATTAGACTAGTTAtagttctaattttttttgctCTCTTAATCATTCTTTGCCGCTGTATTATTGCGTGGATCATAAATTATGTTTCCGCGTAAATGCAACAGCTTTTCAAAGCTTTCAAGCCTTCGACGTTGACACGGCCGGCTGAAAAGACGTGCAATGCTACAAGTTTTACTTCATGTAGCTTTCATCTTGATATGACAAAAATAAATCTGAAGTCGGCTGTAGACTTTTGGCCTAGTAATCAACCCAACTCAAATAATTGTATTAAATCAAGTTCATACTTGGAATCTAAAATGTTGACTGTATAAGAGCAACAGCAGAAGCCATGCAATCTCAAATGATTTTTAAAAAGTTAACTGCATAAAACGTAATAAACATTTACGTATTATACTTCACGAATTGgactttattttttgaaaaaattaaaatttgagtaAGAACACTAACTTATTTTTCTAGTTATACAAAAATTACCACGACGTATAACATAATTTGGtagatagatatatatataggtaataaaatgataaaattttaataaatttaatgtCATGCAAGGATAAGAGATAAAATTGGTATAAATGTAACATTCTCTttaaaatacatatatatatagtaattATAATCATATTTTTAATTCAATAACATTCAAATATATTCGTACTATTTACATATGATCTTATATGCGAAATTTTGGCAAACATGTATTTTTCTGCCGAACTTTTGAACGtccttttgataaaaaaaaatctatacaaTACATGTGCATATAATATTTTGTATTATACATGTCCCAAATTCTATTAATTGTATTTTATTATATGAATTTAAATTCTTATGCGTGTATCGTAATCTTATAAACAGATTGCAACAAACAATAATCGTACTTACCAAAGTCCATGATGCCTCATGTTGCAGCAGGAAATTAAAGGGTTTGTTTCGATagtaaattttttcaaataatatttcacttgtatcataaacacattttccaatccacatttttatatttccaatcacctttttatctcacatacaatACATTACAAAAGCACTACagtatttattttaaataatatttcaattttctAACGATGCATCTTGATTTAACTGGATAAACCATTCCCCTCTAAAGAAAATATTCtcctataaaagaaaaaaagaaagacaataCTCGAAATTCTACCTCCATAGCTTGTAAGACAGGTTTTTTTTAGAGATTCTAAGTTATCGAGTTTAAATGGTGGATTTGAAAGAGAGCACTGAGCATAAAATGAagcaaagggaaaattaattcTTGGAAAATAGTTTACACGTTTTCTTTGTTCTAGTATTAAAAGCTCTATATTTtgttaaggaaaaaaataaataaataatgcgtgttttctttgtcacttatAACTTAACAATTATGGTTGGCACGTGTTTCCTGAACTTGAAACGTCTACTTGTTCAAGATCAGTTTTTTTAATGCATTACCCAAGATTCTTCAAAATGAATCATGatattgacttttttttttactttattgaATATGTAATACGAATTTGCAGAAAAGTGGTCTGAAAAAATATTTTGTGAAGGTTTGTTCACCATAATTAGAAGCTAAGAAAGAAATCAAGTACCTCACGAGATGGTTTCAAAATGAACAAGGTAAATTGAGAGATGGGacttgagaaaaaaaaacttagttTCCTATATTTGGTTTCCGAGAGTAAAAACATAGTTAAAAGACAAGTAGCTAGGTGGATTTTCACACCAACTGCCTTGAATTAAATTATCCAAGAATAAATATAAGTTTCTTATCAAAACCTATATAAAAGTGTTTTGCCTCAATGGTGTGAATTTGCTTTTCATTGATTTTCTACTTTATTTAAAACTACAAAGGAATTAATTGGAGGATATTGAGCAAATGGGAATAATATTGTAACaaccacttttctttttcttttaagatTCACTGTTTGTTAAGTAATTCTGTAGCACCAGGTAGAATAGATTTGGTGGAGGTAAATGTTAACCTGAAGTTGAATGCTACTGACAGGTGCCAAACCTATGCAATAATAAtgaataaaacctaactaccacctgaagcagtcaataatcaattctagtactggagcagggactctaggtgtgcaataggttacttgattcaccctgttcccgaagagtttgcttaatccgatatacttgaattaattatttaactgaactcactaactagtagacagtggtaagcagggtcgtctccttaGGGACTAGCGataaatttgtttcttttcaagtcaAAATTAATAGGGGGTTTTGGGATTAAAAGCTAACTAAATGAATtgaatgcagaaaataattaattaaaagaaataattagagaaactctagccaagggtacacttcagaaattgttcatgcactgatcatcgattcacagataattccaacatttattaatagattagttatagttgtcatggacgcgataaacaaccaacctttccttaatttctcaatagctaaggtacgaccgttaactatttctctaacccaaaaacaaccctaggtacgaccgtaggatttaatttctaaattgcattaataattagaaagacccaatcctaaccaacaaacacgctacgagggttcgtttaagttagatcatatGTTCCCCTAACATAAACCcgattacgccagttgctactaagatagagataacgaataattacggattcaattacccatATTTAGTAAAATGcctatattaataattaattattgtgcACTaaccaatcatacacaaggGTATAACAATTAAAATCAAGGAGCATATGAAtatcaataaatgaagaaaataattaaaaatagtttagatctcacagtaattactgaaccaattcgtcagttg
This window encodes:
- the LOC113700819 gene encoding uncharacterized protein: MKFLSSMVSFLLLIQVFNLIIPAASLSGNETDLLALLDFKNQISDDPNGILKSWNASKHHCQWFGVTCGQNQRVIGLNLFGQSLVGSISPHVGNLTFMNFINLRNNRYFGEIPKEVGRLFQLTYLNLTNNSLGGEIPVTLSNCSRLKTIDILRNRLVGNIPFELGSLKKLKSLFLGRNNLTGEIPKSIGNLTSLTQIYLSYNNLEGHLPEELGQLTSLYSIGIDVNFLSGTIPASLYNVSSVAGTSLSSNSLEGQIPDNMGLTLPNIQEFLIGGNQFKGTIPVSLANASLLAKLDLVSNKFRGQVPTNLGKLPNLYWLNFAGNFLGSNSTGDMDFIASLSNCSNLQSLLFSQNNFGGTLPDSIGNLSNTLQQIDLALNQISGEIPTGLGNLANLYLLGMDHNLFSGSVPSFFGKFRMLQKLFLNNNQLSSQIPPSLFNMTSLYGLYLSENRLEGNLPSLIGNSQSLREMILSKNNLNGSIPLETFSFLSSLTLLNLTHNLFSGSLPSEIGKLTNIYFLDISYNQFSGEIPETIADCTSLEYIYMQGNSFQGEIPQSLASVKGIRVLDLAQNNLTGQIPKDLDMLPFVQLMNLSFNALEGEVPTVGFFSNASSLSLIGNSKLCGGIPELKLPLCPEEIKKRRKPLAPGFIVLIVVFSLIVVASATFCLIYVRRKRRTSFIETDNFSGISYHELHQATKGFSTANLIGSGSFGSVYKGKLPLQGERSVAVKVLDLQKNGACKSFLAECIALRNIRHRNLVKVLTCCSGYDFNRREFKALVYEFMSKGDLDVWLHKSSDEMNNSNRALSLLQRLNIAIDVAFALDYLHNQCETPVVHCDLKPCNVLLDDDLTAHVGDFGLARLLYENTSNPSQQPTSSIGIKGSLGYAAPEYGMGSQASTLGDVYSYGILLLELLTGRRPTDQLFIDGLNLHEYVKQTFPQIWDIVDPVLFTEEEEGGGDAEEDDQPEITENNKSTAIEKEVEENTRSPEIEGEKLKCLRSLFAIGLSCSSKLPRERMDMKDVVKKLSSSRMFLYGTK